CTACCAGCACATATCCCTTCATCGGGCGATTGAAGTCCATCTGCCGGCAGCCATTTCTTTCCAGGACCTCGTCCTGCATAGCCGGATCTATCCTTACCATCATCGCGTCTTTATATACTCCCACCAGGATCTTATCATTGTACATGAACGCCAGGCCTCCCATCATGCGGAGTTCCTTCAGGTTAGAAAGATCTTCCAGCCGTTCGCGAATACGGTTTGTCAATAATTCATTATCCATTGTTGGAAGATAATTATTTTTCCGGCGCCAACCATACTACCTTTTGCGAAGACTGGTGCGGCGCACCAATTATATCCTTATACAACAAAGGTCTCCTGGCCTGTAAATACCGGTATCCTCCCGCCTGTTCCAGTTTTTCTTTTGTAAGCACTGCCGTCGCCATATCATTATCCAGCGCACGACATTCTGCAATCACATCACCAAATGGATCAAGGATCATCGAACAACCATTTTTCAACTGGTCATCATCCATCCCAATGGCATTTGCAAAGATGCAATACACCCCATTGTCATAAGCCCTGGCAGGCAACCATTTCATAAGCCATTGCCGGCCTTTTAAGCCATCAAATTCTATCCGCAGACTGGTAGGATCATTTACCCTGTTATTCCACAATGCCGGGTCTACAAAGCCCGCTCCCGGCCTTGTACTGGGTGTACACATGGTGACATGTGGCATCAAAATGATTTCTGCCCCCAACAAACGGGTGGCCCTTACATTTTCAATGATGTTATTGTCATAACAGATCAACATCCCGATCTTCCAGCCATGCAGCTCAAATACACAATATTCATTCCCCGGCGTTAAATGTGAGTTAATAAACGGATGTAATTTCCTGAACTTTGCCAGCAACCCTGTTTTATCTACACAAACATAGGCCTTGTAAATATGGTCTCCCTCCCGCTCAAATAATCCTGCAGCAATAGCAATGTCATATTTAGCAGCGATGTCAATGAGCGCTTTTGTGGAAGGCCCTGAAGGAATCGGCTCCGCCAGTTCCCATAGTTCCTCCCGGGATAAATGACGGGCAAATGTATAGCCCGTTACCGAGCATTCATGAAATACGATGAGTTCAGACGCCGCTGTAGCAGCGTATTTTTCTATCACGGAGAGATTATAAGCCTTGTCCCCGCTACGATGTTCGAATTGTACGGTTGTCACTTTCATAACACGAAGGTAGGCCCCCTCTCCAAACTTAAATTGTACAATTCCGACTTAGGAAATTACTGGCCAGGGGATAATTGTGATGGAGATAATGCCGGGGGGTAAGACCCGTGAGTTTCTTAAAATCCTTAATCGCATGCGATTGGTCAAAATATCCATTTTCAAAAACAAGTGGGGTGATAGCTGCGTCTTTCCTGAGTGACTTTAAAAAAGTATGCGTCCTCACAATGTTACAATACTTAGCAGGGCTGATCCCTACGCTGACTTTAAACCGTCTCTCCAGCTGCCGCTCCTGGTAACCGGAAAAATCCTGCAACTGCGCCAGGGATACCAGTCCTTTTTGCTGATCAATAAAATTGATACAAGCCTGTGTGAGTGAACAAGGCGCCTGCTGTAAGCCGCTGAAAAATTCATCGGCCGTTTCCCTGCCGGGTGGCTGCCTGAAAATAAGTGACAGGTCGATGAACCGATCCTTCAATACCGTTGCAGGAATACCCGTTAATGCATGCAGGCCAAATGGCCGGAATACAACAATCAATAAAGATCCTGCGTAATACAGATCCTTAAAACCTGAGATCTGGCCGTAAGCAAATGAAGAAGGTAAACATTCACCGTCCAGGATCATCTCGCCATCGCAAAATACAATACCGGGATTGCCATCAGAAAAAAAACGAATAGGTGTGCGGACAGGATTCTCTATAAAAAGATAATGCCTGATAAATGGACGGAGCGATATAGCTGGCAGCACCTGCATACTGTAAATATACCAAAAAAGAGGCTGCCGGGAAACAGCCCCTTTCTCTTCAACTATTTCGTCCATTCCGCCACTGTCAGCACTTCGCCTTGTTTGTTAAAAATCCTGGTTGTTAAAAAATCATGTACTTCCTGCTCCCTGTCTGCACAGGCATCGGAGAGTACCTTAATCCGGAAATCCTTGTCAGCCGCCTCCCTCAAAGTAGACAATACCACCCCGCTGGTAGCGATACCCGTCAACACAATCTCCTCGATTTTCAAAGACCGCAGCAGCACTTCCAGGTCACTACCCGCAAATGCACTCACCCTGCGTTTTATCACCACGGGCTCGTTTTCCAATGGTTCCAGGTCCGGGTGGATCTTCATAAAATCAGCAGGTGCGATGCCTGCAAATTGCTGTTTAGCGGCACTGAATCCCTTGTTATTCGCACTGATCTCCGGCGCACCAGGCCTGAAGCCGACCACTACATAAATCACCGGGATACTTTTACTACGTGCGCTGGCAATCGCTGTTGCCACCTTTGCAGTCACTGCCGGACCCGCACCAAAGCTGCTCAGCATGGCAGCCTGCATGTCCATTACCAATAAAGCGGTGTTACTCATTTTGTTGTTTTGAGATAGTTGGAAAATATAAATGCTATGACAAACGCAATACCTCCCTGGATCAACATCGTGAGCGGTGCTGATATTTTCTGGGAGGCCGTACCTGCTAATAAACTTCCTAATGGCAGCATACCAAAGTAGGCCATCGCGATATAACTCATCACCCTTCCCCGCATATGCGCAGCCGCCTCTACCTGGATAATGGTGATGCTGGCAGTCATCGGTAACAGGGATGCCAGGCCAATCACTACTGCAAAAGGCAAGGCGACATAAAAAGAACTACAACGGGAAAAACCAACCAGTCCAATCCCCAGTACCACGATACTCGCCAGCAGGATGACCGTCAGGTGGCCACTCTTTTTCAAGGATGCCAGGAACAAACTGCCCGCTATAGATCCGGCGCCTACTGCACTGGCAATATATCCAAAGGTGCGGGCATT
This window of the Chitinophaga sancti genome carries:
- a CDS encoding DUF6597 domain-containing transcriptional factor, with amino-acid sequence MDEIVEEKGAVSRQPLFWYIYSMQVLPAISLRPFIRHYLFIENPVRTPIRFFSDGNPGIVFCDGEMILDGECLPSSFAYGQISGFKDLYYAGSLLIVVFRPFGLHALTGIPATVLKDRFIDLSLIFRQPPGRETADEFFSGLQQAPCSLTQACINFIDQQKGLVSLAQLQDFSGYQERQLERRFKVSVGISPAKYCNIVRTHTFLKSLRKDAAITPLVFENGYFDQSHAIKDFKKLTGLTPRHYLHHNYPLASNFLSRNCTI
- a CDS encoding cysteine hydrolase family protein, whose amino-acid sequence is MSNTALLVMDMQAAMLSSFGAGPAVTAKVATAIASARSKSIPVIYVVVGFRPGAPEISANNKGFSAAKQQFAGIAPADFMKIHPDLEPLENEPVVIKRRVSAFAGSDLEVLLRSLKIEEIVLTGIATSGVVLSTLREAADKDFRIKVLSDACADREQEVHDFLTTRIFNKQGEVLTVAEWTK
- a CDS encoding TfoX/Sxy family protein, with protein sequence MDNELLTNRIRERLEDLSNLKELRMMGGLAFMYNDKILVGVYKDAMMVRIDPAMQDEVLERNGCRQMDFNRPMKGYVLVDETGMRTKADFDYWINLALAYNPMAKSSKKKK
- a CDS encoding nitrilase family protein yields the protein MKVTTVQFEHRSGDKAYNLSVIEKYAATAASELIVFHECSVTGYTFARHLSREELWELAEPIPSGPSTKALIDIAAKYDIAIAAGLFEREGDHIYKAYVCVDKTGLLAKFRKLHPFINSHLTPGNEYCVFELHGWKIGMLICYDNNIIENVRATRLLGAEIILMPHVTMCTPSTRPGAGFVDPALWNNRVNDPTSLRIEFDGLKGRQWLMKWLPARAYDNGVYCIFANAIGMDDDQLKNGCSMILDPFGDVIAECRALDNDMATAVLTKEKLEQAGGYRYLQARRPLLYKDIIGAPHQSSQKVVWLAPEK